DNA from Longimicrobium sp.:
CCCCACGGGCGCGGGCAAGGAGGACCACGTCTCCATGGGGATGACCTCCGCCCTCAAGGCGCGCAAGGTACTCCGCAACGTGGAGACGGTGCTGGGGATCGAGCTTCTCTGCGCCGCGCAGGGCCTCAAGTACCGCGAGCCGTTGCGCCCCGGCCGCGGCGTGGAGCGCGCCTACCGCCTCTTCCGCGAGCGCGTCCCCGTCCTCACCTCCGACCGCATCCTCGCCCCGGACATCGAAACGGCCGCGTCCATGGTGCGCGAGGGCGCCTTTGCGGAGCTGTGGCGCACGTGATCGCGTAGTTGCGGCCCGTGGTGTTCATCGGCACGGCGGGTGCGCGTGGCATGGCCCGTCCCCTGACGGAGGAACGCCATGCCACTCGATGCAGCCACCCGGCGCTGGGCGTACGAACGCCCGGAGTTCACGGAGCATGACGGCTTCCGTTACGAGTACATCGCCGGAGAGCTGGTGGTCACCCGGTTCTCGAGCCCCCGGCACCAGGAGGTCATCGGGCGTTTGCTCTTCCTGATGTACCCGTTCGCGAAGGCGCATCAGCTTGGGCGGGTGTGTCTCGGTCCGGTTGACATCGTGTTCGCGATCGGTGATCTCATGGCACCTGATCTGGCGTTCGTCCGCCGGGACCACCTGGCGATCATTGATGAGCGCGCGATTGAGGGGCCGCCGGATCTCATCGTCGAGGTGGTGCACGAGGTCACCGAGTTCCGGGACCGCGGCATAAAGCGGGAGCGATATGCGCAGTACGGAGTGCCGGAGTACTGGATTGTCGATCCATGGCGAGCCCAGATCGATCTGTACCGGCTGGTGGAAGATGCGGATGTCCCGACAACGCTTACCGCGGGAGCGTTCGAGTGGCAGCCGGTGCCGGGTGGGCCGGCACTGACGATCAGTCTCGAGGACCTGTTCAAGAACGTGGACTGAGCGGCGCCTGGCGTGTTGCAGGCGAACCGCGCGTAAATTGAGACGGACACGCAATTTCGGCGTTCCGCGGCATGGCGGGTGCTCGGAAAACGGCAATCGATTCGAGGAGAAATCCCATGGCGACTAAGCCCGTTTTCGACACGTGGACGTATGATGACTTCGCACGGCTACCGCGCGGCGACGGCAACCGGTACGAAATCATCGCCGGGGAGCTGGTCGTGAGTTCGCCCGACATGCCCCATCAGGAACTTATTGGGCGCCTTCATCTGTTGCTGAGGCCCTTTGTAGACGCGAACGGCCTCGGCCGGGTGGTCCTGAGTCCTGCCGATGTGTTGTTCGGGCCCGGTGACTACTTTGTGCCCGACCTCGTGTTCGTGCGCAGCGACAGACTCGGGATCATCAGCAGGCGCGGGATCAAGGGAGCGCCGGATCTTGTCATCGAGGTCCTCTCCGACTCGACGGCTTTTCGTGACCGCGGGATCAAGCGTGAGAGATACGCCCACTATGGCGTGGCCGAGTACTGGGTGCTGGACCCGGGCTCCTCGCGAATCGTAAGACATCAATTCGGGGAGCGGGCC
Protein-coding regions in this window:
- a CDS encoding Uma2 family endonuclease: MPLDAATRRWAYERPEFTEHDGFRYEYIAGELVVTRFSSPRHQEVIGRLLFLMYPFAKAHQLGRVCLGPVDIVFAIGDLMAPDLAFVRRDHLAIIDERAIEGPPDLIVEVVHEVTEFRDRGIKRERYAQYGVPEYWIVDPWRAQIDLYRLVEDADVPTTLTAGAFEWQPVPGGPALTISLEDLFKNVD
- a CDS encoding Uma2 family endonuclease: MATKPVFDTWTYDDFARLPRGDGNRYEIIAGELVVSSPDMPHQELIGRLHLLLRPFVDANGLGRVVLSPADVLFGPGDYFVPDLVFVRSDRLGIISRRGIKGAPDLVIEVLSDSTAFRDRGIKRERYAHYGVAEYWVLDPGSSRIVRHQFGERAGTPAVVTAGFLGWQPVPGGPTLEIDVEALFRGLE